From a region of the Apibacter sp. B3706 genome:
- a CDS encoding IS1096 element passenger TnpR family protein — protein sequence MIYKIRVILETEGDVFRDIEIKDLQTLWNLYEGIKSAFSLQGDELASFYKSDDNWTQGTEIPLEDMDEDGEGETMSDVYIKEVFTKVGDKMLFVYDFMKMWSFYVELLEIIDRKAIGVYPLTVYRFGKMPLKAPDKKFTSPSNIDDFSDVGDVDMNIKFDDDDDSYDDDDDDSYNDDELLDEDEL from the coding sequence ATGATTTATAAGATTAGAGTAATTCTTGAAACAGAAGGGGACGTTTTTCGAGACATTGAGATTAAGGATTTGCAAACATTGTGGAATTTATATGAAGGCATTAAAAGTGCTTTTAGTCTACAAGGTGACGAGTTAGCTTCATTTTATAAGTCTGATGATAATTGGACTCAAGGCACAGAGATTCCTTTAGAAGATATGGATGAAGATGGCGAAGGTGAGACCATGTCAGACGTATATATTAAAGAAGTTTTTACAAAAGTCGGAGATAAAATGTTATTTGTTTATGACTTTATGAAAATGTGGTCTTTTTACGTAGAATTGTTAGAAATTATTGATAGAAAAGCGATAGGTGTTTATCCGTTAACGGTGTATCGTTTTGGTAAAATGCCTTTAAAAGCACCTGATAAAAAGTTTACTTCACCATCAAATATTGACGATTTCAGTGATGTGGGTGATGTTGACATGAATATTAAATTTGACGATGATGACGATTCCTATGACGACGATGATGATGATTCGTATAATGATGACGAACTTCTAGACGAGGATGAATTATAG
- the accC gene encoding acetyl-CoA carboxylase biotin carboxylase subunit, which translates to MFKKILIANRGEIAMRILRTAKEMGIKTVAVYSTADAKSLHLRFADEAVCIGPSSSKDSYLKQLNILAAAEVTNADAIHPGYGFLSENANFSRSCQKMGIKFIGGTPENIERMGDKASAKATMKEAGVPTVPGSDGLIKSYEDAVKIAKEIGYPVMLKATAGGGGKGMRAIWKEENLKSSWESAVQEAEAAFGNGGMYMEKLIEEPRHIEIQIAGDKYGKAIHLSERDCSVQRRHQKLAEETPSPFVSEELRKKMGEAAVKAAEYIGYEGVGTIEFLVDKYGNFYFMEMNTRIQVEHPITEQITDLDLLKLQIELAAGAKVPKNNFYPQRHSIECRINAEDVYSDFRPSPGKIVTLNIPGGNGVRVDTHVYSGYTIPPFYDSMIAKLIVTAPTRSEAIIKMKRALDEFYIEGVKTTIPLHRQLMDDPNFLKGDYTTKFMEDFVLDRKYEYDL; encoded by the coding sequence ATGTTTAAAAAAATTTTGATTGCTAATAGAGGAGAAATCGCTATGCGAATTCTTAGAACAGCAAAAGAAATGGGTATTAAAACGGTTGCTGTTTACTCTACGGCAGATGCTAAGAGCTTACATTTACGATTTGCCGATGAAGCAGTATGTATTGGACCTTCATCAAGTAAAGACTCCTACCTAAAACAATTGAATATATTAGCAGCTGCAGAAGTTACTAACGCAGACGCTATTCATCCGGGATATGGTTTCCTTTCTGAAAATGCTAATTTTTCAAGATCTTGTCAAAAGATGGGAATTAAATTCATCGGTGGTACTCCTGAAAATATAGAAAGAATGGGAGATAAGGCCTCTGCAAAAGCAACCATGAAAGAGGCGGGAGTTCCCACTGTACCGGGTTCAGACGGTTTAATAAAATCGTATGAAGATGCTGTTAAAATTGCTAAAGAAATAGGATATCCTGTTATGCTTAAAGCAACAGCCGGAGGTGGTGGAAAAGGAATGAGAGCTATCTGGAAAGAGGAAAACCTTAAAAGTTCTTGGGAATCTGCAGTTCAAGAAGCCGAAGCTGCTTTTGGGAATGGGGGTATGTATATGGAAAAGCTTATTGAAGAGCCTAGACATATTGAAATTCAAATAGCCGGAGATAAATATGGTAAGGCTATCCATCTTTCTGAAAGAGATTGTTCAGTTCAAAGACGTCATCAAAAATTAGCAGAAGAAACGCCTTCTCCATTTGTTTCAGAAGAATTACGTAAAAAAATGGGTGAAGCAGCGGTAAAAGCAGCAGAATATATAGGATATGAAGGAGTAGGTACAATTGAATTCTTAGTTGATAAATATGGAAATTTCTATTTTATGGAAATGAATACGAGGATTCAAGTTGAACATCCGATCACTGAACAAATTACAGACTTAGACTTATTAAAACTTCAAATAGAGTTAGCAGCAGGTGCTAAAGTTCCTAAAAATAATTTTTATCCGCAAAGACACTCCATTGAATGTAGAATTAATGCAGAAGATGTTTACAGTGATTTTCGTCCATCACCCGGAAAAATAGTTACCTTGAATATTCCCGGAGGTAATGGAGTAAGAGTTGATACACATGTTTATTCAGGATATACAATACCACCTTTTTATGATTCTATGATTGCTAAATTAATAGTAACAGCTCCTACACGAAGTGAAGCTATTATTAAAATGAAGAGAGCATTAGATGAATTCTATATTGAGGGGGTTAAAACTACTATTCCTTTACACAGACAGCTTATGGATGATCCAAATTTCTTGAAGGGAGATTATACGACCAAATTTATGGAAGATTTTGTTTTGGATAGAAAATATGAATACGATTTATAA
- the accB gene encoding acetyl-CoA carboxylase biotin carboxyl carrier protein, with protein sequence MDIKDIQNLIKFVSKSDVAEVTYKTEEFEISIKTKSGSVVYTPEVSQPIQAVTNHPVASLPTVTNQSVATQNDEDTSKYVTIKSPMIGTFYRKPSPDKEAFVNIGDTISAGSIVCVIEAMKLFNEIESEVSGKIVKFLVDDASPVEFDQPLFLVDPS encoded by the coding sequence ATGGACATTAAAGACATTCAAAATTTAATTAAATTTGTATCTAAATCAGATGTTGCAGAAGTAACATATAAGACAGAAGAATTTGAGATTTCCATTAAAACCAAAAGTGGTTCCGTAGTATATACACCGGAAGTTTCCCAACCAATACAAGCTGTGACAAATCATCCGGTAGCTTCTTTGCCAACTGTAACTAACCAATCAGTAGCTACCCAGAACGATGAAGATACATCTAAGTATGTAACTATAAAATCTCCAATGATTGGTACATTCTACAGAAAACCTTCCCCTGATAAAGAAGCATTTGTTAATATAGGAGACACCATTAGTGCAGGCAGTATTGTTTGTGTGATAGAAGCAATGAAATTATTCAATGAAATAGAATCAGAAGTTTCAGGAAAAATTGTTAAATTTTTAGTTGATGATGCTTCACCCGTTGAATTTGACCAACCTTTATTCTTAGTAGATCCATCTTAA
- the rpmF gene encoding 50S ribosomal protein L32, with translation MAHPKRRQSSTRRDKRRTHYKASVPQLAKCSTTGELHLFHRAYWHEGKLYYRGKVVMEKAVEEVEE, from the coding sequence ATGGCACATCCTAAAAGACGTCAGTCATCTACAAGAAGAGATAAAAGAAGAACTCACTATAAAGCGTCAGTTCCTCAATTAGCTAAATGTTCAACAACCGGAGAATTGCACCTGTTCCATCGTGCATACTGGCATGAAGGAAAATTATACTACAGAGGAAAAGTAGTTATGGAAAAGGCTGTTGAAGAAGTTGAAGAGTAA
- a CDS encoding YceD family protein → MERLRNYDILFSSLKLGTHSFKMSIEQPFFELFDFIQEFKSPKIEVDIEIIKHSSFLELKVKTEGVVVLECDISGEEYEQAVKNEIKTLVKFGESYDDSNEEVLILPLGSHSINVSQLIYESVLLSIPMKHVHPKYSEGYEDEHTHLLEKYGLSDEEGE, encoded by the coding sequence ATGGAAAGGTTACGCAATTATGATATTTTATTTTCATCATTAAAGCTTGGAACTCATAGCTTTAAGATGAGTATTGAGCAACCATTTTTTGAATTGTTTGATTTCATACAGGAGTTTAAAAGTCCTAAAATTGAGGTTGACATTGAAATTATAAAACATTCTTCTTTTTTAGAATTAAAGGTAAAAACAGAAGGTGTTGTAGTTTTAGAATGTGATATTTCCGGAGAAGAATATGAACAAGCCGTTAAAAATGAAATCAAAACATTAGTTAAGTTTGGAGAATCTTATGATGATAGTAATGAAGAAGTTTTAATTTTACCTTTAGGTTCTCATAGTATAAATGTGTCTCAATTAATTTATGAAAGTGTGCTTTTATCCATACCTATGAAACATGTTCATCCTAAATATTCCGAAGGATATGAGGACGAACATACCCATTTACTTGAAAAGTATGGCCTGTCTGATGAAGAAGGCGAATAA
- a CDS encoding AtpZ/AtpI family protein, protein MKDYAFYSGLGFQLMVTILIFTGIGYYLDEKYLSMKPLFIIIFSLLGIGIGLINIIRQVSRKQK, encoded by the coding sequence ATGAAAGATTATGCATTTTATTCAGGGTTAGGTTTTCAACTCATGGTAACCATATTAATTTTTACGGGAATTGGTTATTATCTAGATGAAAAATATCTTTCTATGAAACCTTTATTTATAATAATTTTCAGCTTATTAGGAATAGGAATCGGACTCATCAATATCATCCGCCAAGTATCAAGAAAACAAAAATAA
- the atpB gene encoding F0F1 ATP synthase subunit A, translating to MIKFAFSFLVLIFTFNFTFAEGTTKSNDSETFNPTETAMHHVKDSHQFEIWGDDVTLYLPVILWTDNGLVLFSSKEFKGNDDGEVVVEKNGMRFIKFHEKIYYANTKKNASGEYITESSQIVHLDDQHHPINKAPWDFSITKNIFSMWLSLGILLVVFISAARYYKSKSYTGVPKGLAAVVEPLIVFVRDEIAIPNIGEKKYKKYMPYLLTVFFFIWLNNVMGLIPFFPFGANLTGNIAVTFTLAVITFIITNISGNKNYWKHIFWTPGVPVPMKLFLAPIEVIGIFTKPFSLMVRLFANITAGHIIIISLVSLIFIFKSYFVAPVSIIAVVFISVIEILVTALQAYIFTTLSALYFGMATEDNHEEH from the coding sequence ATGATAAAATTTGCATTTAGCTTTTTAGTCTTAATTTTTACCTTTAATTTCACTTTTGCTGAGGGTACTACTAAAAGTAATGATTCAGAAACATTTAATCCTACTGAAACTGCCATGCACCATGTTAAGGATTCTCATCAATTTGAAATATGGGGCGATGATGTTACTCTCTATTTACCTGTAATCCTCTGGACTGATAACGGATTAGTACTGTTTTCTTCTAAAGAATTTAAAGGAAATGATGATGGTGAAGTAGTAGTAGAGAAAAATGGAATGAGATTTATTAAATTTCATGAAAAAATATATTATGCTAATACCAAAAAAAATGCATCGGGGGAATATATAACAGAATCATCCCAAATTGTTCATTTGGACGATCAACATCATCCTATAAATAAAGCTCCTTGGGATTTTTCAATTACTAAAAATATATTTTCTATGTGGCTTTCCCTTGGGATTTTATTAGTTGTATTTATTTCAGCAGCCAGATATTATAAATCGAAATCTTATACAGGAGTTCCTAAAGGTTTAGCTGCCGTTGTTGAACCTTTGATTGTATTTGTAAGAGATGAAATAGCTATACCAAATATCGGAGAAAAAAAATATAAAAAATATATGCCTTATTTGTTAACTGTATTTTTCTTTATATGGTTAAACAATGTTATGGGATTAATTCCATTTTTTCCATTTGGAGCTAACCTGACAGGAAATATAGCTGTTACTTTTACATTGGCTGTTATCACTTTTATAATTACTAATATTAGTGGAAATAAAAATTACTGGAAACATATATTTTGGACTCCCGGCGTACCTGTACCGATGAAATTATTCTTAGCACCCATTGAAGTTATCGGTATTTTTACCAAACCCTTTTCATTAATGGTTCGATTATTTGCTAATATAACCGCCGGACACATTATTATTATCAGTTTAGTTTCATTAATTTTTATATTTAAATCTTATTTTGTAGCTCCTGTATCTATAATTGCAGTAGTCTTTATAAGTGTAATTGAAATTTTAGTAACTGCCTTACAAGCATATATATTTACAACTCTTTCTGCACTATATTTCGGTATGGCAACAGAAGATAATCACGAAGAACATTAA
- the atpE gene encoding ATP synthase F0 subunit C, whose amino-acid sequence MGMSVIGAGLAAIGAGIGIGLIGGKAMEAIARQPEAQGKIQASALILAALVEAVALFAIVVSLIK is encoded by the coding sequence ATGGGAATGTCAGTAATTGGAGCAGGTTTAGCTGCTATTGGAGCAGGAATTGGAATCGGTCTTATCGGTGGAAAAGCGATGGAGGCTATTGCAAGACAACCTGAAGCTCAAGGAAAAATTCAGGCTTCTGCATTAATCTTAGCTGCATTAGTTGAAGCAGTTGCTTTATTTGCAATTGTGGTATCTTTGATTAAATAA
- a CDS encoding F0F1 ATP synthase subunit B: MDLLTPSIGLIFWMTISFIVLLIILGKYAWKPILKALENRENSIQKSLDEAKNAREAMAKLTSQNEQILKEARMEREAILKEAREIKDKIINDAKDAATAESNKIIQSAKETINAERISAINQIKSEVADLSVDIAKKVLQKELSSPEEQKKLIDSLVNQAKLN; the protein is encoded by the coding sequence ATGGATTTATTAACTCCTTCAATTGGTTTAATATTTTGGATGACTATTTCCTTTATAGTTTTATTAATAATTTTAGGAAAATATGCCTGGAAACCTATTTTAAAAGCCTTAGAAAATAGAGAAAACTCAATACAGAAATCTTTAGATGAAGCTAAAAATGCACGGGAGGCGATGGCTAAATTAACCTCTCAAAATGAGCAAATTTTAAAAGAAGCTCGTATGGAGCGCGAAGCCATTCTTAAAGAAGCCCGTGAAATTAAAGATAAAATTATCAACGATGCCAAAGATGCTGCTACTGCTGAAAGCAATAAAATTATTCAATCAGCTAAAGAAACCATTAATGCGGAAAGAATATCTGCGATCAATCAAATAAAAAGTGAAGTGGCAGATTTATCCGTTGATATAGCAAAAAAAGTTCTTCAAAAGGAACTATCTTCTCCTGAAGAACAAAAAAAGCTTATTGATTCATTAGTAAACCAAGCAAAATTAAACTAA
- the atpH gene encoding ATP synthase F1 subunit delta → MSVVKLAKRYATGLWEYALSLHENETIVKEMKSLIDIINQNKDFQFFLKSPMIETHKKINIVNEIFKSFSPTSRNFITLVVRHKRENDLLEIAQQVLELYDVSNGIQRVEIISAVPLDQETVSKILNSFPKINQEKAIIENKIDASLIGGYILRMGDQQIDASVKSELTNIQKKLSNKIF, encoded by the coding sequence ATGTCAGTAGTTAAACTTGCTAAGCGCTATGCAACGGGTTTATGGGAGTATGCCCTATCTTTACATGAAAATGAAACTATCGTTAAAGAAATGAAATCTTTAATTGATATAATCAATCAAAATAAAGATTTTCAATTCTTTTTAAAATCCCCTATGATTGAAACCCATAAAAAAATTAATATTGTAAACGAAATTTTCAAATCCTTCTCTCCTACTTCTCGTAATTTCATTACTTTAGTAGTAAGACATAAGAGAGAAAATGATTTATTGGAAATAGCACAACAAGTCTTGGAATTATACGATGTATCTAATGGCATACAACGCGTAGAAATTATTTCTGCTGTACCATTAGATCAAGAAACCGTAAGCAAAATTTTAAATTCATTCCCAAAAATTAACCAAGAAAAAGCAATTATTGAAAATAAAATTGATGCATCTCTTATTGGAGGATATATTTTACGTATGGGTGATCAACAAATCGATGCCAGCGTAAAATCCGAACTAACTAATATTCAAAAAAAATTAAGTAATAAAATATTTTAA
- the atpA gene encoding F0F1 ATP synthase subunit alpha — protein MADIKPAEVSAILKQQLSNFDQNISLEEVGTVLQVGDGIARIYGLSNAEQGELVKFSNGLEGMVQNLEEDNVGVILLGKSNGIKEGDIVKRTKTIASIDVGEGMIGRVVDTLGAPIDGKGPISGELYRMPLERKAPGVLFRQPVNEPLQTGIIAIDSMIPIGRGQRELIIGDRQTGKSTVAIDTILNQKEFYDQGKPVYCIYVAIAQKASTVAQIVKTLEDKGAMAYTVVVAANASDPAPMQVYAPFAGASIGEFLRDTGRSALIIYDDLSKQAVAYREVSLLLRRPPGREAYPGDVFYLHSRLLERAAKIIDNDEVASTMNDLPESLKGKVKGGGSLTALPIIETQAGDVSAYIPTNVISITDGQIFLESDLFNSGVRPAINVGISVSRVGGAAQIKPMKKVSGTLKIDQAQFRELEAFAKFGSDLDPATAAVIAKGERNVEILKQSVNSPMPVEEQIAIIYAGTQNLLREVPVNKVQDFKRNLTETLRTQHADLLKSLKEGKIDDSITSSLDTIIAGVVKNYS, from the coding sequence ATGGCAGATATAAAACCAGCAGAAGTTTCTGCAATTTTAAAACAGCAATTATCAAATTTCGATCAAAATATTTCCTTAGAAGAAGTGGGGACTGTTTTACAGGTTGGAGATGGTATTGCCCGTATATATGGACTAAGTAATGCAGAACAAGGAGAGCTTGTAAAGTTTTCCAATGGATTGGAAGGAATGGTTCAAAATTTAGAAGAAGATAATGTAGGTGTAATTCTTTTGGGTAAATCCAATGGCATAAAAGAAGGAGATATAGTTAAAAGAACTAAAACGATTGCATCTATCGATGTGGGTGAAGGAATGATAGGAAGAGTTGTCGATACTTTAGGTGCTCCAATAGACGGTAAAGGTCCGATTTCCGGAGAATTATACAGAATGCCTTTGGAAAGAAAAGCACCCGGTGTATTATTTCGACAACCCGTAAATGAACCTTTGCAAACCGGTATAATAGCTATAGACTCTATGATTCCTATCGGTAGAGGCCAAAGGGAATTAATTATTGGTGACCGTCAGACCGGAAAATCTACAGTAGCCATTGACACTATTCTAAATCAAAAAGAATTTTATGATCAAGGCAAACCCGTATATTGTATTTACGTAGCTATTGCCCAAAAAGCATCTACAGTTGCGCAAATTGTTAAAACATTAGAAGATAAAGGAGCAATGGCTTATACGGTTGTGGTTGCCGCTAACGCTTCTGACCCTGCTCCTATGCAGGTTTATGCTCCATTTGCCGGAGCTTCCATCGGAGAATTTTTACGCGATACCGGTAGATCTGCATTAATTATTTACGATGATCTATCTAAACAAGCAGTTGCTTATCGTGAGGTTTCCTTATTATTAAGAAGACCTCCGGGACGTGAAGCGTATCCGGGTGACGTATTTTATTTGCACTCCCGTTTGTTAGAAAGAGCCGCTAAAATTATTGATAATGATGAAGTTGCTTCAACGATGAACGATTTACCGGAATCTTTAAAAGGTAAAGTTAAAGGAGGGGGATCATTAACAGCTCTGCCAATCATTGAAACTCAAGCAGGAGACGTTTCTGCGTATATTCCTACTAATGTAATATCTATTACAGACGGACAAATATTTTTAGAATCGGATTTATTTAATTCCGGGGTAAGACCTGCTATCAACGTTGGTATTTCTGTATCACGTGTAGGTGGAGCTGCTCAGATTAAACCTATGAAAAAGGTATCCGGAACACTTAAGATTGACCAAGCGCAATTTCGCGAATTGGAAGCATTTGCAAAATTTGGTTCCGATTTAGATCCGGCTACTGCCGCTGTTATTGCAAAAGGAGAGAGAAACGTTGAAATATTAAAACAGTCCGTTAACTCACCTATGCCTGTTGAAGAACAAATTGCTATTATATATGCAGGAACTCAAAATTTATTACGTGAAGTTCCTGTTAATAAAGTTCAAGATTTTAAAAGAAATTTAACGGAAACATTACGAACTCAACATGCCGATTTATTAAAAAGTTTAAAAGAAGGTAAAATAGATGATTCCATTACTTCTTCTTTAGATACGATAATAGCCGGAGTTGTAAAAAATTATTCATAA
- the atpG gene encoding ATP synthase F1 subunit gamma: protein MATLKEIRNRIASVNSTMQITSAMMMVSSSKLKRAQDAIVRLRPYSEKMQELLSNVSPFLDSDSGGAEYAKKRELKKVLLVVITSNKGLAGAFNSTIVKAVKNLLENDYKNIQVDLLTIGKNGYENLKKSVSIYKNYSSLWDAPTYENSSKISEELMQLFLNGEYDQIELVYNRFKNAVVQLLQVEQFLPIELSKNTNNSSLVSDYIYEPSKESILTHLIPTSLKTQLFKAILDSNAAEHGARMSAMQAATDNAKALKNQLSISYNKARQASITNELIEIVSGAQALEN, encoded by the coding sequence ATGGCAACATTAAAAGAAATACGAAACCGAATTGCCTCTGTAAATTCGACTATGCAAATTACAAGTGCAATGATGATGGTTTCTTCATCTAAACTGAAAAGAGCGCAAGATGCTATTGTAAGATTACGCCCCTATTCAGAAAAAATGCAAGAATTATTATCAAATGTTAGTCCTTTTCTTGACTCTGATTCCGGTGGTGCAGAATATGCTAAAAAGAGAGAACTTAAAAAGGTTTTATTAGTTGTCATTACTTCCAATAAAGGACTTGCCGGGGCCTTTAACTCTACTATAGTTAAAGCTGTTAAAAATCTATTGGAAAATGACTATAAAAATATTCAAGTTGACCTTTTAACAATAGGAAAAAATGGATATGAAAATCTAAAAAAATCAGTATCTATATATAAAAATTACAGTTCTCTATGGGATGCGCCAACCTATGAAAATTCTTCTAAAATATCTGAAGAACTTATGCAGTTGTTTTTAAATGGTGAATATGATCAAATTGAATTGGTATATAATCGATTTAAAAATGCGGTAGTTCAGCTTTTACAAGTCGAGCAATTTCTACCAATTGAACTTTCTAAAAATACCAATAACTCTTCCTTAGTTAGCGATTATATTTATGAACCCTCTAAGGAAAGTATTTTAACACATCTTATTCCTACTTCATTAAAAACTCAGCTTTTTAAAGCGATATTGGACTCAAATGCTGCAGAACATGGAGCAAGAATGTCTGCTATGCAGGCTGCCACAGATAATGCTAAAGCATTAAAAAATCAACTATCCATATCGTATAATAAAGCTCGTCAAGCATCCATAACCAATGAATTAATTGAAATTGTTAGTGGAGCTCAAGCCTTAGAAAATTAA
- a CDS encoding iron-containing alcohol dehydrogenase, which yields MNNFAFVNPVKILFGKGMISEITKEIPLQTNILVIYGGGSIKKNGVYEQVTNALKGYQWYEFSGIEPNPHYETCMRAVEFIKQKNIEYVLAVGGGSVIDATKFIVAAACFDEGDPWRILADPTVVIKKALPFGTILTISATGSEMNTYSVITKNETQEKLSFSSPIVYPKFSVLDPSVTYSLPPVQTSNGVIDAFVHVIEQYLTYPVNGLLQDFMSESILKTLIIEGPKALKDPKNYDVRANLMWASTWALNGWIACGVPQDWSTHMIGHELTAFYEIDHAQTLAIVLPGVMEVLKEEKKDKILRLGREVFSLQADSIGELIKDTISAVESFFHSMNCKTRLSDYNLGEEAINRISERIEKRGWQLGEHQNIKSKEVKKILELRK from the coding sequence ATGAATAATTTTGCCTTTGTAAATCCTGTAAAAATTTTATTCGGAAAAGGTATGATTTCCGAAATTACTAAAGAAATACCTTTACAAACTAACATATTAGTCATCTATGGTGGAGGGAGCATCAAAAAAAATGGAGTATATGAACAAGTAACTAATGCATTAAAAGGGTACCAATGGTATGAATTTTCAGGCATTGAACCGAATCCTCACTATGAAACTTGTATGCGTGCCGTTGAATTTATTAAACAGAAAAATATTGAATATGTATTAGCCGTGGGAGGCGGTTCGGTTATTGATGCAACCAAATTTATTGTTGCAGCAGCTTGTTTCGATGAGGGAGATCCTTGGCGAATTCTTGCAGATCCTACTGTGGTTATAAAAAAAGCACTTCCTTTTGGTACTATTTTGACTATTTCTGCCACTGGATCAGAAATGAATACCTATTCTGTCATTACAAAAAATGAAACCCAAGAAAAATTATCTTTCAGCTCACCAATAGTCTATCCAAAATTTTCTGTATTAGATCCAAGTGTAACCTATAGTTTACCCCCGGTTCAAACCAGTAATGGGGTTATCGATGCCTTTGTGCATGTTATTGAACAATATCTAACGTATCCTGTAAACGGTTTATTACAAGATTTCATGTCTGAATCTATTCTAAAGACCTTAATCATTGAAGGACCTAAAGCTCTAAAAGATCCTAAAAATTATGATGTTCGAGCTAATCTGATGTGGGCTTCAACTTGGGCTTTAAATGGTTGGATTGCTTGCGGTGTACCTCAGGATTGGTCTACACATATGATAGGACATGAATTAACCGCTTTCTACGAAATAGATCATGCGCAAACACTGGCAATTGTATTGCCCGGAGTAATGGAAGTATTAAAAGAAGAGAAAAAAGATAAAATTCTTCGATTGGGAAGAGAGGTTTTTTCTTTACAAGCCGATTCTATTGGCGAACTGATCAAAGATACTATTAGTGCAGTTGAATCCTTTTTCCATAGCATGAATTGTAAAACCAGACTTTCTGATTATAATTTAGGAGAGGAAGCTATAAACCGAATTTCTGAACGAATAGAAAAAAGAGGTTGGCAATTGGGTGAACATCAAAATATTAAATCCAAAGAGGTTAAGAAAATATTAGAATTAAGAAAATAG
- the miaA gene encoding tRNA (adenosine(37)-N6)-dimethylallyltransferase MiaA encodes MNKNSKILWSIVGPTGIGKTALSIELAKNLKTEIISCDSRQFYKELKIGTAAPSFEELSLVPHHFIGNLSIAQDYSVGDFEKDALRKINELFNKYDQLIMVGGSGLYEKAVNEGLDNFPDIDSKVREDLMVEIQEKGLSYLQEELKKNDPEYYSQVDYNNPVRVMRALEIFRGTGKPYSSFRKNLVEKRNFTSVKIGLTASRDLIYDRINKRVDLMMKKGLLEEVISLQSYRHKNALQTVGYKELFDYLDGNSSLEFAIDEIKKNSRRYAKRQLTWYRRDESVNWFDYQSTQEIVDFVTEKIR; translated from the coding sequence TTGAATAAAAATTCGAAAATTTTATGGTCTATAGTAGGGCCTACAGGAATAGGAAAGACGGCTTTATCTATTGAACTGGCTAAAAATTTAAAAACAGAGATAATATCCTGTGACAGCAGACAATTCTATAAAGAATTAAAGATTGGAACTGCTGCTCCTTCATTCGAAGAATTATCTTTAGTTCCTCACCATTTTATAGGAAATTTAAGTATTGCTCAAGATTATTCAGTTGGCGATTTTGAAAAAGACGCATTAAGAAAGATAAACGAGCTTTTTAATAAATATGATCAACTCATTATGGTGGGAGGGTCCGGTCTATATGAAAAAGCGGTTAATGAAGGGTTAGATAATTTTCCCGATATAGATTCTAAAGTCAGAGAGGATTTAATGGTTGAAATACAGGAAAAGGGACTATCCTATTTACAAGAAGAACTAAAGAAGAACGATCCCGAATATTATTCTCAAGTGGATTATAATAATCCGGTGAGAGTAATGAGGGCGTTGGAAATTTTTAGAGGAACCGGAAAACCTTACAGTTCATTTAGAAAAAATCTGGTAGAAAAAAGAAATTTTACATCCGTTAAAATCGGTTTAACAGCTTCTCGTGATCTTATTTACGATAGGATAAATAAACGAGTGGACTTAATGATGAAAAAAGGATTATTAGAAGAAGTTATTTCTTTGCAATCTTATAGACATAAAAACGCATTACAGACCGTTGGATATAAAGAACTTTTTGACTATCTCGATGGAAATTCTTCCTTAGAATTTGCCATAGATGAAATTAAAAAGAATTCACGCAGATATGCTAAAAGACAATTAACTTGGTATAGGAGAGATGAGTCAGTTAACTGGTTCGATTATCAGAGTACTCAGGAAATTGTAGATTTTGTTACGGAAAAGATTAGGTAA